From the genome of Candidatus Tanganyikabacteria bacterium, one region includes:
- a CDS encoding type II toxin-antitoxin system prevent-host-death family antitoxin — protein MIGVGIREFRTELSRFLRAVREGETILVTDRGKVVAEVRAPGAGPLPADEEARYWRLVAEGTLVPPSRPGTDWWADFKGLGCPPGTSQALIDELREDRP, from the coding sequence ATGATCGGGGTCGGCATCAGGGAGTTTCGGACCGAGCTGAGCCGGTTCTTGCGGGCTGTCCGGGAGGGCGAGACGATTCTTGTCACGGACAGGGGCAAGGTCGTTGCAGAAGTGCGCGCCCCGGGAGCGGGTCCGCTCCCGGCGGACGAGGAGGCACGCTACTGGCGGTTGGTGGCGGAAGGTACGCTCGTTCCACCCTCGAGGCCAGGTACCGACTGGTGGGCCGATTTCAAGGGCCTGGGATGCCCGCCTGGTACGTCGCAAGCATTGATCGACGAGTTGCGCGAGGATAGGCCATGA
- a CDS encoding type II toxin-antitoxin system VapC family toxin: MSYLYVESSALVRALTEGDGALAMRIVAARRAVTSALTRLEVARALARKAEDRSFSRDLLEAAQGRLALFAEAAGRIPVSEEILAEAASRFPVEPVRTVDAIHLASCILLQRRAGKTVVATVDNRVRANALALGMAVLPE; encoded by the coding sequence ATGAGCTATCTCTACGTGGAAAGCAGCGCCCTCGTGCGTGCCCTGACCGAGGGAGATGGGGCGCTGGCCATGCGTATCGTCGCGGCCAGGCGCGCGGTGACCTCGGCGCTGACGCGCCTGGAGGTGGCCAGGGCCCTGGCGCGGAAGGCCGAGGACCGCTCTTTCTCCCGCGACCTCCTCGAAGCGGCGCAAGGCCGCCTCGCTCTGTTTGCCGAGGCGGCGGGCCGGATCCCCGTGAGCGAAGAGATCCTGGCCGAAGCCGCAAGCCGGTTTCCGGTCGAGCCCGTAAGAACGGTCGATGCCATCCACCTGGCAAGTTGCATCCTGCTGCAACGCAGGGCGGGCAAGACCGTTGTCGCGACCGTTGACAATCGCGTGAGAGCCAACGCCCTGGCGCTGGGAATGGCAGTCTTGCCCGAGTAA